A window of Sphingomonas sp. Leaf357 contains these coding sequences:
- a CDS encoding helix-turn-helix domain-containing protein: MPRPARLFAGDQLRALRASVGLNQAAMAARLGVSVSYLSQLEGGVRPLTPSVTAALRRHHPAALTDIEDAAPALRLAALTDALADPLLPPSPAADAIARLASERPEIADRFIALHAAMRAAEERLQMVEEQATGGGGRRPWEAVRDWFHDAGNYIDILDRAAERLAADPLETTLASHGIKVRLSDQTIGPLATFDHDILTLDATMPPESRRFQIAHRLAAIAFAREIEDIVGQADIDGGPAAQNLLRIGLANYAAGALTMPYAAFRAAARETRHDIDRLCRRFGVSFEQACHRLSTLQRPGAEGIPFYFCRVDMAGNITKRHSATRFQFARFGGACPLWIVHEAVAIPDRIVVQHAETPDGVRYVSMAKGLVKPSGSFTRTPRRYAVTLGCEAEHAADFVYADALDRRAPATPIGISCRLCPRDDCDQRAFPPADRSIAVDPDVRGTVPYRVV, from the coding sequence ATCCCCCGCCCCGCCCGCCTGTTCGCCGGAGACCAGCTCCGCGCCCTCCGCGCCTCGGTCGGGCTGAACCAGGCCGCGATGGCCGCGCGGCTCGGCGTGTCGGTCAGCTATCTCTCGCAGCTCGAAGGCGGCGTGCGCCCGCTCACCCCCAGCGTCACCGCCGCGTTGCGCCGCCATCACCCCGCGGCGCTTACCGATATCGAGGACGCCGCGCCCGCGCTACGGCTCGCCGCGCTCACCGATGCGCTCGCCGATCCGCTACTACCCCCCTCGCCCGCCGCCGATGCCATCGCGCGTCTCGCATCCGAGCGCCCTGAGATCGCCGATCGCTTCATCGCGCTCCACGCCGCGATGCGCGCGGCCGAGGAACGGCTCCAGATGGTCGAGGAACAGGCCACCGGCGGCGGCGGACGCAGGCCGTGGGAAGCGGTGCGCGACTGGTTCCACGATGCCGGCAATTACATCGATATCCTCGATCGTGCCGCCGAGCGCCTCGCCGCCGATCCGCTGGAAACCACGCTGGCCAGCCACGGCATCAAGGTACGCCTGAGCGATCAGACGATCGGCCCGCTGGCGACCTTCGACCACGATATTCTCACCCTCGACGCGACCATGCCGCCCGAGAGCCGCCGTTTCCAGATCGCGCACCGCCTCGCCGCGATCGCCTTCGCGCGCGAGATCGAGGATATCGTCGGCCAAGCCGATATCGACGGCGGCCCGGCAGCGCAAAATCTGCTGCGCATCGGCCTCGCCAATTACGCCGCCGGCGCGCTGACCATGCCTTATGCCGCCTTCCGCGCCGCCGCGCGCGAGACGCGCCACGATATCGACCGGCTGTGCCGCCGCTTTGGGGTGAGCTTCGAACAGGCCTGCCACCGCCTCTCCACGCTGCAACGCCCCGGGGCTGAGGGCATTCCGTTCTATTTCTGCCGCGTCGACATGGCCGGCAACATCACCAAGCGGCACAGCGCCACGCGTTTCCAGTTCGCCCGCTTCGGCGGTGCCTGCCCGTTATGGATCGTGCACGAGGCGGTCGCGATCCCCGACCGCATCGTCGTGCAGCATGCCGAAACGCCCGACGGCGTGCGCTACGTCTCGATGGCCAAGGGTCTCGTCAAACCGAGCGGCAGCTTCACCCGCACGCCGCGCCGCTATGCCGTGACCCTGGGCTGCGAGGCCGAACACGCCGCCGATTTCGTTTATGCCGACGCGCTGGACCGCCGCGCGCCCGCGACGCCGATCGGCATCTCCTGCCGCCTGTGTCCACGGGACGATTGCGACCAGCGCGCGTTCCCGCCAGCGGATCGGAGCATCGCGGTCGACCCCGACGTGCGCGGCACCGTGCCGTATCGGGTGGTCTGA
- a CDS encoding enoyl-CoA hydratase-related protein: MAYEMILSEQRGDVLVLTLNRPERLNAAPPKLFDELRDAIANLNGARAVLVTGAGRAFCSGADVAGGSFAAADPAQATFEALTQNYNSTMAAFADLAVPVVSAVRGPAAGIGCSLALAADFCVVSETGYFLQAFVNIALVPDGGASWMLPRLIGRARATEMMMLGEKVPAAKALDWGMVHKVVADDALDAEAFALAERLASGPTIALGLMKRGLTYALEHDYPAAMLREAENQRAARRTADSMEGGLSFIEKRKPVFRGA; this comes from the coding sequence ATGGCCTATGAAATGATCCTGAGCGAGCAGCGCGGCGACGTACTGGTGTTGACGCTCAACCGGCCCGAGCGATTGAATGCCGCGCCGCCGAAATTGTTCGACGAACTGCGCGATGCGATCGCAAACCTGAATGGCGCGCGCGCGGTGCTGGTGACGGGCGCGGGGCGGGCCTTCTGCTCGGGTGCCGACGTTGCGGGTGGCAGCTTCGCCGCGGCCGATCCGGCGCAGGCGACGTTCGAGGCGCTGACCCAGAACTACAATTCGACCATGGCGGCGTTCGCCGATCTGGCCGTGCCGGTGGTCAGCGCGGTGCGTGGGCCGGCGGCAGGGATCGGCTGTTCGCTCGCACTCGCGGCGGATTTCTGCGTGGTGAGCGAGACGGGCTATTTTCTACAGGCGTTCGTCAATATCGCGCTGGTACCCGACGGCGGCGCGAGCTGGATGCTGCCGCGCCTGATCGGGCGTGCGCGCGCGACGGAAATGATGATGCTGGGCGAAAAGGTGCCGGCGGCCAAGGCGCTCGACTGGGGCATGGTCCACAAGGTGGTGGCGGACGATGCGCTGGATGCCGAGGCGTTCGCGCTGGCCGAGCGGCTGGCGTCTGGACCTACGATCGCGCTCGGGCTGATGAAGCGCGGGCTGACCTACGCGCTCGAGCACGATTATCCCGCCGCGATGCTGCGCGAGGCGGAGAATCAGCGGGCCGCACGGCGCACGGCGGATTCGATGGAGGGCGGTCTGTCCTTCATCGAGAAGCGCAAGCCGGTGTTCCGGGGGGCGTGA
- a CDS encoding PepSY-associated TM helix domain-containing protein encodes MSVKPPGSRWYNAVWRWHFYAALLCVPVVLWLATTGAIYTWKPQIEAWLDRPYDSLAVAPSVSADAQVSAALAAVPGARLHKYQMPDAPGHAARVIVSEGGDQTRVYVDPATARVLKTIGEEDQPMRIISRLHGTLLAGDPGSYLVELAACWAVVMILSGLYLWWPRGGARLGGVVYPRLGGGKRLFWRDLHAVSGIWVSLLALGLILTGLPWAKAWGGYFKEVRAITGTADGPVDWKIGAAPAGERTMLGDHAEHAGMGMRHMTARPGELDRVIATVIPLLIAPPVMIAPPAMATQAWTVTSDAADRPLRTQLTVDGTTGAVLTRRDFAQRHWVDRAVGYGIAAHEGALFGLPNQVLGTVTAVLLVMLAVSGVVMWWRRRPTGLLRAPIPLSRPRFGVVLIAAVSVLGVLMPLFGASLVAVLLLDRVVLRRSFAGRWLGLRTV; translated from the coding sequence ATGAGCGTGAAGCCCCCCGGCAGCCGCTGGTACAACGCGGTATGGCGCTGGCATTTCTACGCCGCCTTGCTGTGCGTCCCAGTCGTGCTGTGGCTGGCGACCACCGGTGCGATCTACACTTGGAAGCCGCAGATCGAGGCTTGGCTCGACCGGCCCTACGACAGCCTTGCCGTCGCGCCGTCGGTAAGTGCCGATGCTCAGGTGTCCGCGGCGCTGGCGGCAGTGCCGGGCGCGCGGCTGCACAAATATCAGATGCCCGACGCGCCGGGCCATGCCGCTCGCGTGATCGTCAGCGAAGGCGGCGATCAGACCCGCGTCTATGTCGATCCCGCTACCGCACGGGTGCTGAAGACGATCGGTGAGGAAGATCAGCCGATGCGGATCATCTCGCGCCTGCATGGCACCTTGCTGGCCGGCGATCCGGGCAGCTATCTGGTCGAACTTGCGGCGTGCTGGGCGGTGGTGATGATCCTTTCCGGCCTGTATCTCTGGTGGCCGCGCGGCGGCGCGCGGTTGGGCGGCGTGGTCTATCCGCGGCTGGGCGGTGGCAAAAGGCTGTTCTGGCGTGATCTGCATGCCGTGTCGGGCATCTGGGTGTCGTTGCTCGCACTCGGGCTGATCCTGACCGGGTTGCCCTGGGCCAAGGCGTGGGGCGGATATTTCAAGGAGGTTCGCGCGATCACCGGCACTGCCGACGGGCCGGTCGACTGGAAGATCGGTGCCGCACCTGCCGGTGAACGCACGATGCTCGGCGATCACGCCGAACATGCCGGGATGGGAATGCGTCACATGACGGCCCGCCCCGGCGAACTCGATCGTGTGATCGCCACCGTCATACCGCTACTGATCGCGCCGCCCGTGATGATCGCCCCGCCAGCGATGGCGACGCAGGCGTGGACGGTGACGTCGGATGCCGCCGATCGCCCCTTGCGCACGCAGCTTACCGTCGATGGCACGACGGGTGCGGTGCTGACACGGCGGGATTTCGCTCAGCGGCATTGGGTGGACCGCGCGGTAGGCTACGGCATCGCCGCGCACGAAGGCGCGTTGTTCGGGCTCCCCAATCAGGTGCTGGGCACGGTGACGGCTGTGTTGCTGGTGATGCTTGCGGTGTCGGGGGTCGTGATGTGGTGGCGTCGGCGACCTACGGGATTGCTCCGGGCACCGATCCCGTTGTCGCGCCCGCGTTTCGGGGTGGTGCTGATCGCGGCGGTAAGTGTTCTTGGCGTGCTAATGCCGCTTTTCGGGGCGAGTCTGGTGGCCGTGTTGTTGCTGGACCGGGTGGTTCTGCGACGATCTTTTGCCGGGCGGTGGCTGGGTTTGCGTACCGTTTGA
- a CDS encoding lysozyme inhibitor LprI family protein: MTMIRSMMMGAALIAAPAVAQTQTQMNGEAGAAFAKADAAMAQVWKTTYARMKARDAADTSRGGGFGYAGALLESQRAWLKFRDTECVIEGGEFAGGSLQGMAMAQCKTRLTGERTAQLRKLEWRR, from the coding sequence ATGACGATGATCCGGTCGATGATGATGGGCGCGGCGCTGATCGCGGCACCTGCCGTGGCGCAGACCCAGACGCAGATGAATGGGGAGGCGGGGGCCGCCTTCGCCAAGGCCGATGCCGCGATGGCGCAGGTTTGGAAGACGACCTATGCGCGGATGAAGGCGCGCGATGCGGCGGACACCTCGCGCGGCGGCGGATTCGGCTATGCCGGCGCCTTGCTCGAAAGCCAGCGCGCCTGGTTGAAGTTCCGCGATACTGAGTGCGTGATCGAGGGCGGCGAATTCGCCGGTGGATCGCTGCAGGGCATGGCGATGGCGCAGTGCAAGACCCGGCTGACGGGCGAGCGGACGGCGCAATTGCGCAAGCTGGAGTGGCGGCGTTGA
- a CDS encoding type II toxin-antitoxin system RelE/ParE family toxin — MTSKPLVLRVVAEEDIEAAAAYYTDTAGEPVAIRFAEALDAVFGLIASRPAIGSSRLAHDLRIAGLRSRKLKRFPYLVVYIERDHHIDIWRVIHVQRDIPGWLREDD; from the coding sequence ATGACATCAAAGCCGCTCGTTCTTCGCGTCGTTGCCGAAGAGGATATCGAGGCGGCGGCGGCATATTACACTGATACCGCTGGCGAACCCGTCGCCATCCGCTTTGCGGAAGCGCTCGACGCCGTCTTTGGCCTTATCGCAAGCCGCCCGGCGATCGGCTCGTCCCGGCTCGCGCACGATCTTCGGATCGCCGGGTTGCGCAGCCGCAAACTTAAGCGGTTCCCATATCTCGTCGTCTATATCGAGCGTGATCATCACATTGATATCTGGCGCGTGATCCATGTCCAGCGCGACATTCCGGGTTGGCTGCGGGAAGACGATTGA
- the mce gene encoding methylmalonyl-CoA epimerase translates to MPTATGLGRVNHVGVATPSIAKSIETYRILLGAVEIGEPFDLPAQGVKVCFIDAPNTQIELIEPYDDSSPIAGFLKKNPAGGQHHVCFEVADIHAAVADLKAKGATVLGEPRVGAHGTPIVFVHPKDFGGLLVELMETPKGGH, encoded by the coding sequence ATGCCGACTGCCACCGGTCTGGGCAGGGTCAATCACGTCGGAGTCGCGACGCCTTCGATCGCGAAGTCGATCGAGACGTATCGCATCCTGCTCGGCGCGGTGGAGATCGGCGAACCGTTCGATCTGCCCGCGCAGGGGGTGAAGGTGTGCTTCATCGATGCGCCCAACACGCAGATAGAACTGATCGAGCCGTATGACGACAGCTCGCCGATCGCCGGATTCCTGAAGAAGAATCCGGCCGGCGGGCAGCACCACGTCTGCTTCGAGGTGGCGGACATCCACGCAGCGGTGGCGGACCTGAAGGCCAAGGGTGCGACGGTACTGGGCGAGCCCCGCGTCGGCGCGCACGGCACGCCGATCGTGTTCGTCCATCCCAAGGATTTCGGCGGCCTGCTAGTCGAGTTGATGGAAACGCCGAAGGGGGGTCACTGA
- a CDS encoding type II toxin-antitoxin system ParD family antitoxin produces the protein MNISLPEPLKAFVDEQVAERDFGTSSEYIRELIRNERDREALRRLLMEGANSPPSVVADAQYFEGLKARIRNRAKK, from the coding sequence ATGAACATTTCCCTGCCCGAACCCCTCAAGGCTTTCGTGGACGAACAGGTGGCGGAACGCGACTTCGGCACGAGCAGCGAATATATCCGCGAACTGATCCGCAATGAGCGGGATCGGGAAGCGCTACGTCGTCTCCTGATGGAGGGGGCCAACTCTCCTCCAAGCGTGGTGGCCGATGCGCAGTATTTCGAAGGCCTGAAAGCGCGCATCCGCAACCGCGCGAAAAAATGA
- a CDS encoding acyl-CoA carboxylase subunit beta yields the protein MSSTLAELERKREAARMGGGEKRIAAQHSKGKLTARERLDVLLDHGSFEELDMYVEHNCVDFGMQDQIIPGDGVVTGSGTINGRLVFVFSQDFTVFGGSLSERHAQKICKIMDMALKVGAPVIGLNDSGGARIQEGVASLGGYAEVFQRNVLASGVVPQISLIMGPCAGGAVYSPAMTDFIFMVKDSSYMFVTGPDVVKTVTNEIVTQEDLGGAVTHTTKSGVADVAFENDIEALLAARDFVDFLPLSNREAVPERPSSDPWDRREDSLDTLVPASANQPYDMHELIRKVVDEGDFFEVQPTHAGNIIIGFGRIEGRSVGFVANQPMVLAGCLDINSSKKAARFVRFCDAFDIPIVTFVDVPGFLPGTSQELNGIIKHGAKLLFAYAEATVPKITVITRKAYGGAYDVMASKHLRGDLNYAWPTAEIAVMGAKGAVEIIFRGRTPAEIAEQTAQYEARFANPFVAASKGFIDEVIQPHSTRRRIALGLRKLRGKALENPWKKHDNIPL from the coding sequence ATGTCCTCGACCCTCGCCGAACTGGAACGCAAGCGCGAAGCGGCTCGGATGGGTGGCGGAGAAAAGCGCATCGCCGCGCAGCACTCGAAGGGCAAGCTGACCGCGCGCGAGCGGCTCGACGTGTTGCTCGATCACGGATCGTTCGAGGAACTCGACATGTATGTCGAGCACAATTGCGTCGATTTCGGCATGCAGGACCAGATCATCCCGGGCGACGGCGTGGTCACCGGTTCGGGCACGATCAACGGCCGGCTGGTGTTCGTGTTCAGCCAGGACTTCACCGTGTTCGGTGGTTCGCTGTCGGAACGCCATGCACAGAAGATCTGCAAGATCATGGACATGGCGCTGAAGGTCGGCGCGCCGGTGATCGGCCTCAACGATTCCGGCGGCGCGCGCATTCAGGAGGGCGTGGCGTCGCTCGGCGGCTATGCCGAAGTGTTCCAGCGCAACGTGCTGGCCAGCGGCGTCGTGCCGCAGATTTCCCTGATCATGGGGCCATGCGCGGGGGGCGCCGTCTATTCCCCCGCGATGACCGACTTCATCTTCATGGTGAAGGATAGCTCCTACATGTTCGTCACCGGGCCCGATGTAGTGAAGACCGTTACAAACGAGATCGTCACGCAGGAGGATTTGGGCGGAGCGGTGACGCATACCACGAAGTCGGGGGTCGCTGACGTGGCCTTCGAAAACGATATCGAGGCGCTGCTCGCGGCCCGCGACTTCGTGGACTTCCTTCCGCTCTCGAACCGCGAGGCGGTGCCGGAGCGACCTTCGTCCGATCCGTGGGACCGGCGCGAGGACAGCCTCGATACGCTGGTGCCGGCGTCGGCCAACCAGCCGTACGACATGCACGAACTGATCCGGAAGGTTGTCGACGAGGGTGATTTCTTCGAGGTGCAGCCTACCCATGCCGGCAACATCATCATCGGTTTCGGGCGGATCGAGGGCCGCAGCGTCGGCTTCGTCGCCAACCAGCCTATGGTGCTGGCCGGGTGCCTGGACATCAACTCCTCGAAGAAAGCCGCGCGCTTCGTGCGCTTCTGCGACGCGTTCGACATTCCGATCGTGACGTTCGTGGATGTGCCGGGCTTCCTGCCGGGCACGTCGCAGGAACTGAACGGCATCATCAAGCACGGCGCGAAACTGCTTTTCGCCTATGCCGAGGCGACCGTGCCCAAGATCACCGTCATCACGCGCAAGGCCTATGGCGGCGCATACGACGTCATGGCGTCGAAGCATCTGCGCGGAGATCTCAACTATGCGTGGCCGACCGCCGAAATCGCGGTGATGGGCGCCAAGGGCGCGGTGGAGATCATCTTCCGTGGCCGCACGCCGGCCGAGATCGCCGAACAGACCGCGCAATACGAGGCACGCTTCGCCAACCCGTTCGTCGCGGCGAGCAAGGGTTTTATCGACGAGGTGATCCAGCCGCACTCCACCCGCCGCCGCATCGCGCTGGGCCTGCGCAAGCTGCGTGGCAAGGCGCTGGAGAATCCGTGGAAGAAGCATGACAACATTCCGCTGTGA
- a CDS encoding M13 family metallopeptidase: MRVSVAVRLSAAAIALAVALPALSQDAKKAGPVYGSFGIDLTSQKKDVKPGDDFWTFANGAWDARTQIAADRTSAGPSVILADQAELQVKQILADAARDPAATGAGAQQLGDLYAGYMDQAGIEARGAAPLAPYFAKIDAANDPTKLQILFSTIGYAAPVEVGQIPNPADPNHYTVIAGQGDLGMGGRDYYLLPGAKYDAFRTAYRAYVEKVLTLSGIADASAKADRIIALETAMAKVQWSPEQSRDLAALLKPMNAEQRKALAPQFDWDLQLKTAGYEGYPIVIMAQSTALTEIGKIFAATPVSTWQDWMKFRLAASMSGVLPKAFDDASFAFYGKTLSDQPEQRARWKRGLAVVNGAMGEAVGEIYVKRHYPPESEAKMSELIANLRAAYKERITANTWMDAKTKEQALAKLAAFDPRIGHPVKYIDYSTLKIDRNDPVGNVIRASEFQHRLDLDRLKKPVDRSLWNMTPQTVNAYYSPFTNQITFPAAILQPPYFDPKADAAVNYGAIGAIIGHEMGHGFDDQGSKFGPSGKFENWWTPEARTAFTQRTAALSKQYDGYEPIPGTHIKGALTLGENIGDLGGVETAYAAFQKYQATHGKAKTIDGLTGDQRFFLAYAQAWQSKLREGAARARLLTDPHSPPFFRVNGIVRNVDAWYAAFGVKPGDKLYLAPAERVHIW, encoded by the coding sequence ATGCGCGTCTCCGTTGCCGTCCGCCTGTCCGCCGCCGCGATTGCGCTGGCCGTCGCCCTGCCTGCCCTATCGCAAGACGCCAAGAAGGCCGGCCCGGTCTATGGCAGCTTCGGCATCGACCTGACATCGCAGAAGAAGGACGTGAAGCCGGGCGACGATTTCTGGACCTTCGCGAACGGCGCATGGGACGCCCGCACGCAGATCGCCGCCGATCGCACCTCCGCCGGACCATCGGTGATCCTGGCGGATCAGGCCGAACTTCAGGTCAAGCAGATCCTGGCCGACGCCGCGCGCGATCCCGCCGCGACCGGCGCGGGCGCACAGCAGCTCGGCGATCTGTATGCCGGCTATATGGACCAGGCCGGGATCGAGGCCCGCGGCGCCGCGCCGCTCGCGCCCTATTTCGCCAAGATCGACGCGGCGAACGATCCGACCAAGCTGCAGATCCTGTTCTCGACCATCGGCTATGCCGCGCCGGTCGAGGTCGGCCAGATCCCCAATCCGGCCGATCCGAACCACTACACCGTGATCGCCGGACAGGGCGATCTCGGCATGGGCGGCCGCGACTATTACCTGCTGCCGGGTGCCAAATACGATGCCTTCCGGACAGCCTATCGCGCCTATGTCGAAAAGGTACTGACGCTGTCCGGCATCGCGGATGCCAGCGCGAAGGCCGACCGAATCATCGCGCTCGAAACCGCGATGGCCAAGGTGCAATGGTCGCCCGAGCAATCGCGCGATCTGGCCGCCTTGCTCAAGCCGATGAACGCCGAACAGCGCAAGGCGCTGGCGCCGCAATTCGATTGGGATCTGCAGCTGAAGACTGCCGGATACGAAGGCTATCCGATCGTCATCATGGCGCAATCGACCGCGCTGACCGAGATCGGCAAGATCTTCGCCGCGACGCCAGTGTCGACTTGGCAGGACTGGATGAAGTTCCGCCTTGCCGCCTCGATGTCCGGCGTGCTGCCCAAGGCGTTCGACGACGCCAGCTTCGCCTTCTACGGCAAGACCCTGTCCGACCAGCCCGAGCAGCGTGCGCGCTGGAAACGCGGCCTGGCCGTGGTCAACGGCGCGATGGGCGAGGCGGTCGGCGAGATTTACGTCAAGCGCCACTACCCGCCCGAGAGCGAAGCGAAGATGAGCGAGCTGATTGCCAACCTTCGCGCCGCGTACAAGGAGCGTATCACCGCCAACACCTGGATGGATGCCAAGACCAAGGAGCAGGCGCTGGCCAAGCTGGCCGCGTTCGATCCGCGCATCGGGCATCCGGTGAAGTATATCGATTATTCGACGCTCAAGATCGATCGCAACGATCCCGTCGGCAATGTGATCCGCGCGAGCGAATTCCAGCATCGGCTGGACCTCGATCGGTTGAAGAAGCCGGTCGATCGCAGCCTGTGGAACATGACGCCGCAGACGGTGAACGCCTATTACAGCCCGTTCACCAACCAGATCACCTTCCCCGCTGCGATCCTGCAGCCGCCGTATTTCGACCCAAAGGCCGATGCGGCGGTGAATTACGGCGCGATCGGCGCGATCATCGGCCACGAAATGGGCCATGGCTTCGACGATCAGGGCAGCAAGTTCGGCCCGAGCGGCAAATTCGAGAATTGGTGGACGCCCGAGGCACGCACCGCCTTCACCCAGCGCACCGCAGCGCTGAGTAAGCAGTATGACGGCTATGAACCGATCCCCGGCACGCACATCAAGGGTGCCCTGACTCTGGGCGAGAATATCGGCGATCTCGGCGGCGTCGAGACGGCCTATGCCGCGTTCCAGAAATATCAGGCGACACACGGCAAGGCGAAGACGATCGACGGGTTGACCGGCGACCAGCGCTTCTTCCTTGCCTATGCTCAGGCGTGGCAATCGAAGCTGCGCGAAGGCGCGGCGCGCGCGCGACTGCTGACCGATCCGCACTCGCCGCCCTTCTTCCGTGTCAACGGGATCGTTCGGAACGTCGACGCCTGGTATGCGGCGTTCGGGGTGAAACCGGGCGACAAATTGTATCTGGCACCCGCAGAGCGCGTACACATTTGGTAG
- the scpA gene encoding methylmalonyl-CoA mutase, translating to MTDKPSLDQWSAAAAKEVKGKDLTWPTPEGIEVKPLYTAEDVAEIDPGLPGFAPFTRGVRASMYAGRPWTIRQYAGFSTAEASNAFYRRNLAAGQKGLSVAFDLATHRGYDSDHPRVTGDVGKAGVAIDTIDDMKILFDGIPLDKMSVSMTMNGAVIPILAFFIVAGEEQGVPQHLLDGTIQNDILKEFMVRNTYIYPPEPSMRIISDIIGYTSAHMPKFNSISISGYHMQEAGATQLQELAFTIADGREYAKAAMASGLDLDAFAGRLSFFFAIGMNFFMEVAKLRAARKLWHRVMTDLGAKDERSKMLRTHCQTSGVSLTEQDPYNNVIRTTIEAMAAMLGGTQSLHTNALDEAIALPTDFSARIARNTQIVIQEETGMTKVVDPLGGSYYIESLTQELYDKAWEIIERVESEGGMAKAVAAGWPKAMIEEASAGRAARVDKGEDVIVGVNKYRLAEEDAIDILDVDNVAVRESQIARIARSKAGRDEAKCAAALDALREGARGSENVLGLAVECARQRATLGEISQAMEDVFGRYGTNPTPVSGIYGGAHEFDVKWLGLIEGVGSIEQRMGRKPRLFVAKMGQDGHDRGANLVSSAFGDLGFEVVPGPLFQTPKEAAALAIEKDVDVVGASSLAAGHKTLIPELIGHLRDAGRSDIKVIAGGVIPAQDYQFLRDAGVQGIFGPGTNLVSAAGEVLKLLGHNMPPVEEAAE from the coding sequence ATGACCGATAAACCCTCCCTCGACCAATGGTCCGCCGCCGCCGCGAAGGAGGTTAAGGGCAAGGATCTCACCTGGCCGACGCCCGAAGGCATCGAGGTGAAGCCGCTCTACACCGCGGAGGACGTGGCCGAAATCGATCCCGGCCTGCCCGGTTTCGCGCCGTTCACACGCGGCGTGCGCGCATCGATGTATGCCGGGCGGCCCTGGACGATCCGCCAATATGCCGGCTTCTCCACCGCCGAAGCCTCGAACGCCTTCTACCGCCGCAATCTCGCCGCCGGTCAGAAGGGGTTGTCGGTCGCGTTCGATCTTGCCACACATCGGGGTTACGACAGCGATCACCCGCGCGTGACCGGCGATGTCGGCAAGGCGGGCGTCGCGATCGACACGATCGACGACATGAAGATCCTGTTCGACGGCATCCCGCTCGACAAGATGTCGGTGTCGATGACGATGAACGGCGCGGTGATCCCGATCCTCGCCTTCTTCATCGTCGCGGGCGAGGAACAGGGCGTGCCGCAGCACCTGCTCGACGGTACGATCCAGAACGACATCCTCAAGGAGTTCATGGTCCGCAACACGTACATCTACCCGCCCGAGCCGAGCATGCGGATCATCTCGGACATCATCGGCTACACCTCGGCGCACATGCCGAAATTCAACTCGATCTCGATCTCCGGCTATCACATGCAGGAGGCCGGGGCGACGCAGTTGCAGGAACTGGCCTTCACGATCGCCGACGGCCGCGAATATGCCAAGGCGGCGATGGCGAGCGGGCTCGATCTCGATGCGTTCGCCGGGCGTTTGAGCTTCTTCTTCGCGATCGGCATGAATTTCTTCATGGAGGTCGCCAAGCTGCGCGCGGCGCGCAAATTGTGGCATCGCGTGATGACCGATCTCGGCGCGAAGGACGAACGCAGCAAGATGCTGCGCACGCATTGCCAGACCAGCGGTGTCTCGCTGACCGAACAGGATCCGTACAACAACGTCATCCGCACGACGATCGAGGCGATGGCGGCGATGCTGGGCGGCACGCAGAGCCTGCACACCAACGCGCTGGACGAGGCGATCGCGCTGCCGACCGATTTCTCCGCCCGCATCGCGCGCAACACGCAGATCGTGATTCAGGAAGAGACCGGGATGACCAAGGTCGTCGATCCGCTGGGCGGCAGCTATTATATCGAGAGCCTGACGCAGGAACTCTACGACAAAGCGTGGGAGATCATCGAGCGCGTCGAGAGCGAAGGCGGCATGGCCAAGGCGGTCGCCGCCGGCTGGCCCAAGGCGATGATCGAGGAAGCGTCCGCCGGGCGCGCGGCGCGGGTCGACAAGGGCGAAGACGTGATCGTCGGCGTCAACAAATACCGGCTGGCCGAGGAGGATGCGATCGACATCCTCGACGTGGACAATGTGGCGGTCAGGGAATCGCAGATCGCGCGCATCGCGCGGTCCAAGGCCGGGCGCGACGAGGCGAAATGCGCCGCCGCCCTGGATGCGCTGCGCGAAGGTGCACGGGGGAGCGAGAACGTGCTCGGCCTCGCGGTCGAATGCGCGCGCCAGCGTGCGACGCTGGGCGAGATCAGCCAGGCGATGGAGGACGTGTTCGGGCGTTACGGCACCAATCCGACGCCGGTGTCGGGCATCTATGGCGGCGCGCACGAGTTCGACGTCAAGTGGCTGGGCCTGATCGAGGGCGTGGGATCGATCGAGCAGCGCATGGGGCGCAAGCCGCGCCTGTTCGTCGCCAAGATGGGGCAGGACGGGCATGATCGCGGCGCGAACCTGGTGAGTTCGGCGTTCGGCGATCTCGGTTTCGAGGTCGTGCCGGGGCCGCTGTTCCAGACGCCGAAGGAAGCGGCGGCGCTGGCGATCGAGAAGGATGTGGACGTGGTTGGCGCGTCAAGCCTGGCGGCGGGGCACAAGACGTTGATCCCGGAGCTGATCGGGCATCTGCGCGATGCCGGGCGCAGCGACATCAAGGTAATCGCGGGCGGGGTGATCCCGGCCCAGGATTACCAGTTTCTGCGCGATGCCGGGGTGCAGGGGATTTTCGGACCGGGAACGAACCTGGTGAGCGCGGCGGGCGAGGTGCTGAAATTGCTCGGGCACAATATGCCGCCGGTGGAAGAGGCTGCGGAATGA